A stretch of DNA from Planococcus antarcticus DSM 14505:
GACGGCATTATACCAGCGGACTTGCAGATTTCCATCCGATTCTGCCAGCATTTCGTGGACCACTGGCCGATTTGGCAAACCGGTTTTTTCGGTACCAAAAGCATTTTCATTAGCATCCAGAATCAAGCGCACAGTGACCCCGCGATTGGCAGCATCCGTCAATGCACTAACGACACTGCTTTCCGCAATATAGAACATCGCCAATTGGATTAAATCGCCTTCTGCCGTTTTCTCAATATCTGAAAGCAGTGCATTCAACACTTTCCGTTCCGTCAGGTATTGTACCTGGTACTCTCCTTGTTGTTGGACTGCCTCAATTCTGGGCAGGTCCGGACCGCCCGAAAATCGGGAAACTGCTTCTTCTGACTCCAGAATATCATTTAGCACAGGACCACTGACTTTAAAAGCCATGTTGCCGTGCAAGCCACTAGCATTATGGGGATTCGCTGAACTAATCAAAGCTTCTTTTTCTGTAATAATGGTTTTTCGGTGATTAGCTTTAATGTTCATCATCTTCAAGTAAGAAGATACCGTTAAATCAGGTGCATCACTCGACATTCCATTCGGCACCCACCCTCTGCCGCCAGCATCAAACCACTGGAAAATCACGCGGTAAAGTCCGGAGTAAAGGGGTGTGGAGTCGCGCAGCTTGTCCAGGTCTGTAACAACAACCTCGACACCTTCGTCTTCCAGCGTAGCCAAAAACTGATTTTCATAGGATCCATAGCCATAATTCAGTGGATCGGTAATAAAGTAAATCGGAAAATCCGGATCTTTTTCTTTTTTGTCCAATAAATGATCTGTCAACGTCTCCGCAACTGCTGGAAAATTCGTATCCTGATCATTGTAATTATCGAAAAGAAATAAATCGAGAACGATAAATTCTTCAGCCTCATCAATCATGCTGTAAATTTCGTTGAATATCCGCAATTCACTCTCAGTTTCCGTACCTTTTTTATCTTGTGCATAAGATAAGTCATAAATCATTTCAACTTGTTCGACTGTATGGAGGTCTCCTGCACTTGAAATACCTTCAGGCAAAGGCTTGAAAGTCTGCCACACGATGACCGCAATATACAGGAAAGCCAGAATACCGACGCTGCCCATGACAATCCGCCTTCTTCTGCTCCAATTTTGAAATTTTCTCTTTTTCATGAACTTTCCCCCTCTTGTTTATTATAACTAGTGTGAGGATAAAATTCTTATAATATTTTCCATAAAAAAACAACCGAAAATTCGGTTGTTTTTAAGTCGCTACGACATATTCACGCGTCCGGTCGTCTTCCATCAGCATATCCTTTAATCGCTGCTTGCCGCGGAACAAGCGAGATTTCACAGTACCGATCGATACTTTCATCGCATCTGCAATTTCAATCAGCGAATATTGATGCACATAAAAATAAAGGATGGTTGTGCGGTAAATAGCATCTAATTCTGAAATTTTATGGCGAATCATCACCGAAACATCCTGTTTTTCCAGTAGCTCGGCCACACCCGTTGAATCAGAAGCGATCAAATCCAGCAACGATACATCCAAGCCTTCTGGCTGTTGAATCAAATGCTTGCTTCGTCTTACATTTTTGCGGTAACGATCACGGAACGTGTTCATACAAATTGTCGTCAGCCATGCTTTTACATGATCCACTTCAGCAATAGAAGATTCATAGCGTACGACTTTCAGCCAAACTTCCTGCATTAAATCTTCAGCTTCCGCTTTATTGCGTGTCAGCTTCAAGCATAAATGATAAATGTACCGATTGTATTCTGTGTATAGCGTTTCCATGATCGTGCCCCCGTCCGTTCTACTTGTCCAGCAAAGCCATCAATGCTTCCGCCTTCTCTTATACCCTTATATTGACGGAAGTTTACCTTTCACTCTATCGCTTCCGCTTTCATTCTCCTTACAAATGTGTAATATTGGGAACCTGCAGTTTGTGCATCTGTAGGGTGAACTTAAGAATCATTTTTCTAATACATCACTTTGGGTAGAGCAATGATGATTGCTCCTGCACAAGCCCATCGCCAAGGAAGACCCCGGATTGTCCGATCCTCCTTGGCCCTCGGTATGAGCCGAGAAAGACCACTCATCTCACAACTTCGCCTAGCTCGTGAACGCGCCGGCGCTGAATTAGTAAATACTTAAACTCTTTTTGTTATCTTATGGTATATCAACAGATAAGAATTATTAGTTCAAGGAATATATTTTCCCCCTGCACATTAAAATCGAATCAAAGAAAAAATCCCTGTCCGAAGACAGGGATTTTTTATGCTAATACTTCTTCTTTATCTGTTTTTGTAATCGTTAAGCGGACGATACGGTTACGGTCCATTTCGTTGACTTCAACATGAAGGTTTTCGTATGTAAACTGCTCGCCCTCATCCGGCACATGCCCCAGCTGCTGCATGACAAAGCCTGCGATGGTGTCATGGTCATTCGGCACTTCTACTTTGAACATGTCATTGACGTCTTCAATTTCGAGGCGGCCATGGCACGCCAATATCTTGTCCGTCATTTCAAAGACCAACTCATCGTCTTCTTCATCTGTTTCATCTTCAATATCCTGGCCGATCATTTCTTCAATAATGTCTTCATGTGTGACAATACCAAGTGTTCCACCGTATTCATCCAAAATAACAGCCATATGCTTTTTCTTTGCCATCATCATTTTAAAGACTTTTTCCACACTAACCGATTGAACCACGAACAATGGATTATCGTCCATCAGTTCTTCCAGCGTCAAATTCGGATTCATCGACCATTCGATCAGTTTTTTCGAATAAAACAAGCCCACGACATTATCCATACTTTCTTCATACACAGGATAACGGGTGTAGGAAGAATCCAGGATTAAGTCCCGAACCTCTTCATAGGTCGAGTCGATAGCAATACCTACCGTATCGGTTCGGTGAGTGGACATGACATCCGATACATCTTTATGGGGGAAATCCAGAACCCCTTTGATGCGTTCGGATTCATCTTCTTCAAACGTACCTTCAGTAGAGGCGATATCAACCATCGTACGCAATTCCTCTTTGGTCATGCTCGCTTCCTTCACTGTGCCTTTTGAAATGATGCGAATGAAGATATTCGTAAATTGCGCCAACATCCAGGTTAATGGCTTTAAGATGACCACCAAAAAGCTGATGACCGGAAGCACGATATACGCCACTTTATCAGAGAATGTAGCTGCAATTGTTTTGGGTAGCACTTCTCCGAAAATAATCAGAACAATTGTTAAAATGGCAGTGGCAAGACCAACTTCCCATCCTCTGGTGATAGCAATCGTCGTCACCAATGTTGGCAGCATGATGTTGGCAATGTTATTTCCGATTAAGATTGTTGTAATCATTCGGTCCGGCTTCGCAATTAACTTCTGCAGTTTCTGCGCCTTGACGTCACCTTGCTCTGAGCGAAGCTGGACCTTCATCCTATTTACTGCAGTCAATGCCGTTTCGCTTCCCGATAAGAAGAACGACATCATTAAAAAGATACCTAATGCTATAAACAAGTTTATTTCCTCCAGTATCATAAGCACATAATTTTATGAACTCTTTCCGTATTGAACACTATACCATAGCCAATTTCCGCTTGTCGAAAACCAAAACTTGGTATGTTATACTTTTTTCATATTCTAATTTAACGAATCGAGGGATCTTGATGAACGCTCAAACCATAGACCAATACTTTAAAGACAACCGGGAATCTCACCTGGAAGAATTAAAATCATTTTTGCGCATCCCTTCTGTCAGTTCTTTATCCGAACATAGAGCAGATATGCAAAAAGGTGCAGAATGGCTGATTACTGCAATGGAAAGTGCTGGTATGGAAAACGCAAAAATCGATGAGACTGATGGACATCCGGTCGTTTATGCCGACTGGCTTCATGCAGAAGGCAAACCGACAGTGCTGGTATACGGCCATTACGATGTCCAGCCGGTAGATCCCTTGCATCTCTGGGAGTCAGCTCCTTTTGAACCGCAAGTGCGCGACAACAAACTCTATGCCCGCGGTGCAAGTGACGATAAAGGCCAGGTTTTCATGCACATCAAGGCGGTTGAAGCTCTGTTGAAGCTAAATGGTGATTTGCCGGTCAACATTAAATTCATCATTGAAGGCGAAGAAGAAATTGGCAGCCCGAACCTTCCGAAATACGTGGAAGAAAATCAGGAGTTACTGAAGGCTGATGTCATCGTCATTTCCGATACTGGTATGCAAGGTCCAGGACGTCCAGCGGTCTGCTACGGTCTTCGCGGACTTGCCGGCATCCAAATTGATGTCAAAGGGCCAAAAGGCGATTTGCATTCTGGACTTTACGGCGGCGCAGTTCAAAATCCATTGCACGCCATCGTGGAAATCCTGCAGTCGTTTCGCGACCAAGAAGGACTAATCCAAGTAGAAGGCTTTTATGATGACGTACTCGAAGTCTCCGACAAAGAGCGTGAAGAATTTGCAGCACTTGAATTTGATCTTGAACACGAGAAAAAAGAAATCGGCATTTCAGAGGACTTTGGCGAGAAAGGCTATTCTTTCGTTGAACGTACATGGATTCGCCCAACACTTGAAGTCAACGGCATTACCGGCGGCTTTTCCGGCGAAGGCATCAAAACGGTGCTTCCTGCAGAAGCCAGCACCAAAATTACATGCCGCCTGGTGCCAAACCAGGATCCAGACGACATCGTCGCAAAACTAAAAACACATGTGGATTCTCACAAACCAGCTGGCGTTACCGTCGAAATTTCCGAGTTTGATAAAGGAAAACCGTTCCTAACGCCTTATGATCATCCTGCCATCCAGGCAGCTGGCCGCTCTTACGAGAAAATATACGGTGTGCCGACCGCATTTACACGAATGGGCGGTTCGATTCCGATTGTTGCCGCATTCGATGAGATTCTCGGCTTGCCTATCGTTCTCATGGGCTTCGGACTTGCATCTGAAAATTTCCATGCACCAAATGAACATTTCCACTTGGAGAATTTTGATAAAGGGCTTCGTGTCATTAGCGATTACCTTTTCGAAGCTGCAGAGTTAAACTAATTCTTATCCATAAAAGGGCTGTCCCAAAAGGTCATGAAAAATGACTTTTGGTGATAGCCCTTTTGTTATTCTAAAAAAAGAACCGGTTGATTTCTATTTCGTCGGACGCTTTCCGCGCGCACGTCTTCAGCCGCTGCGCTCAGTCCAGTGTCTTCAGCGCGTCTTGCTCTGCTGCTCCCTGGGAGTCACCGCCTCCATCCAAGCAGCCAGTTCTAAAATACATACAAAAAATCGTCCATTCCTGTAAAATGAAAGTTACCATACCACCACTACAGAAAGGACGATTTTTATGTGCAATTTCAAGACTAATCCCCCTTTCTCCTCTGTTATCACTTTGAAACTGGAGGCTTACTAATGATCGTTTACTGGCTACTGTCCTATTGTATCGGTAATTTCCTGACAGCTTGGTGGATCGGTAAGTGGAAAGGCATCGATTTGCGGCAGCAGCGCAGCGGTAATCTAGGTGCCAGAAACGCTGGTGCTATTCTCGGTAAGCCTGCCTTTTTGTTGACCTTTCTCGGTGACGCTAGCAAAGGCGCGATTGTTGTCTGGATCGGTTTTTTTTATAATTTCCCTATTTGGCAAATAGCCGTGGCAGGATTGGCTGTCATCCTTGGCCATATGTTCCCTTTTTGGCTCAAATACCGTGGCGGCAAAGGAATTGCAACTTTTATCGGTATCACCTTCTGTCTAACGCCCGATTTGTTTTTGGCTATGCTTATCTTGTTTCTCGCATTTTTCCCTTGGTTCAAAAGTTCAACTTTGTCGATGCTTGCCAGTTTTGCAGGTTTTATCGTGATGTCTATTATTTTGCAGGTATGGCCAATCACCTTACCTTTGATTGTGGCTATTATCATTATTGTAATTAAGCACAAAAGCGATATCCGAGAATCGTTCAATAGCCGGTTTCGCTCGCCCCCAGTGTAGAAAATTTGGTTTATACAGCTATTAATACCGTTGAACTATTATACGTGTTATAATTTTATTATTCTAATCATTCTAATAAAAGGGGGGTTTTTTTATGAAAAAGAAAATTGCTTGGATTATTGATACAACTGGATTTGTAACAGAAGAATTTAAAGCGCATCCCGATGTTTACGCCGTTCCGCTGAATATTCATTTTGGCACTGAGGAATTTATTGATGACGGTGTGGATTTGACGAATGACGAACTTTATCAGCGTATGAAGGAATCAGCTGACTTTCCCAAAACATCCCAGCCCTCTGCAGGAAAATTTTCCGAACTTTACGATAAATTGAAAGAAGAATACGAATGCGCAATTGCTGTCCATGCTTCTGCAAAACTCAGTGGAACAATCGCCTCTTCTACTGCCGGTGCTGAAATGAGTGAATTTAAGGTCTATGCCGTCGATTCATTGGCGCTTTCTTACGGTTTATCAGGCTTGATCGAACGGGGTCTTAAGTTGCAGGAACAAGGGGTTGATGCTGAAGAAATTGCACAGCGGCTGGAAAAGGAAACCGCTAATTTCCGAAACTATATTTTAATCGGCAATTTGTCCCAGCTTTATAAAGGCGGCCGTATGAGTGGCGCGCAGTATTATCTGGGAAGCCTGCTGCAGATCAAACCGATTGTCCAGCTTACCCCGGAAGGAGAGCTGAAACCCATCGACAAAGTGCGATCACATAAAAAAGCGATTCAGTATTTGATCAATCATGCCAAGAAAGATTATGAAGAATATGGCGTTCGGCGCTTTCAGATTATGCATGGCCATGTGATGAAAGAAGCCGAAAGCTTAAAACAGGAAGTACTGAAACAGATGCCGGAAGCTACTATTTTAATTGGTGACTTGAGTTCATCGCTTGCTGTCCACGCAGGAGAAGGCACCCTTGCTTTCCTATGGAGGCGAGAAGATTTGTAGAAACCCGCATGACTAATGAACTACGGCAGAATTTATTTTTTCAGACTTTTCAACTGAATCAACTGGTCCTAACCGGATATTCTGCTCTTGTTCTGCTACAATAAGAGGAGAAGAATGATGGTGAGGTGGATTTAATGCAACATGTAGAACGAGAGCTTACTGAATTTGTAAAACTTTGTGATGCAAGAGGCCAATTAAATCCAAAAGCCATTGGATATGCAAAACAACCCTTAGTAGAAAGCAATTTACGCGGTAACTTCATGCGCAAGAAAAAATGGAATTCATGGTGCGTATTCGGAGATGAAATTTTGTTTTCTGCAACGATTTCACATTTGGATTACGCAACTGTCTGCTTCGTTTATTTCTTCAATTATGAAACACAACGCTTTCACGAGAAAACGATTGTGCTTCCATTTACACGACATGTAAAATTACCTGAAAACGCACTGGATCCTTGTTATTTTCGCAGTGATTCTATGACGGTCGAATCAATATACAGCCAAGATGCAACTCATTTAACTGTCAGCGCGAAAGAATTTGATGGAGAAGATTTAGAAGCAATTCTGGTTATTTCACATCCGAAAGATTACGAATCCTTAAA
This window harbors:
- a CDS encoding glycerol-3-phosphate acyltransferase, with product MIVYWLLSYCIGNFLTAWWIGKWKGIDLRQQRSGNLGARNAGAILGKPAFLLTFLGDASKGAIVVWIGFFYNFPIWQIAVAGLAVILGHMFPFWLKYRGGKGIATFIGITFCLTPDLFLAMLILFLAFFPWFKSSTLSMLASFAGFIVMSIILQVWPITLPLIVAIIIIVIKHKSDIRESFNSRFRSPPV
- a CDS encoding dipeptidase, which produces MNAQTIDQYFKDNRESHLEELKSFLRIPSVSSLSEHRADMQKGAEWLITAMESAGMENAKIDETDGHPVVYADWLHAEGKPTVLVYGHYDVQPVDPLHLWESAPFEPQVRDNKLYARGASDDKGQVFMHIKAVEALLKLNGDLPVNIKFIIEGEEEIGSPNLPKYVEENQELLKADVIVISDTGMQGPGRPAVCYGLRGLAGIQIDVKGPKGDLHSGLYGGAVQNPLHAIVEILQSFRDQEGLIQVEGFYDDVLEVSDKEREEFAALEFDLEHEKKEIGISEDFGEKGYSFVERTWIRPTLEVNGITGGFSGEGIKTVLPAEASTKITCRLVPNQDPDDIVAKLKTHVDSHKPAGVTVEISEFDKGKPFLTPYDHPAIQAAGRSYEKIYGVPTAFTRMGGSIPIVAAFDEILGLPIVLMGFGLASENFHAPNEHFHLENFDKGLRVISDYLFEAAELN
- a CDS encoding RNA polymerase sigma factor; protein product: METLYTEYNRYIYHLCLKLTRNKAEAEDLMQEVWLKVVRYESSIAEVDHVKAWLTTICMNTFRDRYRKNVRRSKHLIQQPEGLDVSLLDLIASDSTGVAELLEKQDVSVMIRHKISELDAIYRTTILYFYVHQYSLIEIADAMKVSIGTVKSRLFRGKQRLKDMLMEDDRTREYVVAT
- a CDS encoding DegV family protein produces the protein MKKKIAWIIDTTGFVTEEFKAHPDVYAVPLNIHFGTEEFIDDGVDLTNDELYQRMKESADFPKTSQPSAGKFSELYDKLKEEYECAIAVHASAKLSGTIASSTAGAEMSEFKVYAVDSLALSYGLSGLIERGLKLQEQGVDAEEIAQRLEKETANFRNYILIGNLSQLYKGGRMSGAQYYLGSLLQIKPIVQLTPEGELKPIDKVRSHKKAIQYLINHAKKDYEEYGVRRFQIMHGHVMKEAESLKQEVLKQMPEATILIGDLSSSLAVHAGEGTLAFLWRREDL
- a CDS encoding phospholipase D-like domain-containing protein, which gives rise to MKKRKFQNWSRRRRIVMGSVGILAFLYIAVIVWQTFKPLPEGISSAGDLHTVEQVEMIYDLSYAQDKKGTETESELRIFNEIYSMIDEAEEFIVLDLFLFDNYNDQDTNFPAVAETLTDHLLDKKEKDPDFPIYFITDPLNYGYGSYENQFLATLEDEGVEVVVTDLDKLRDSTPLYSGLYRVIFQWFDAGGRGWVPNGMSSDAPDLTVSSYLKMMNIKANHRKTIITEKEALISSANPHNASGLHGNMAFKVSGPVLNDILESEEAVSRFSGGPDLPRIEAVQQQGEYQVQYLTERKVLNALLSDIEKTAEGDLIQLAMFYIAESSVVSALTDAANRGVTVRLILDANENAFGTEKTGLPNRPVVHEMLAESDGNLQVRWYNAVVGQFHTKSIMIQTQGETVISGGSTNYTERAFNDYNLESNIRIEAPNNSELTGDMETYFDRLWDNEDALYTLEAEEYQDNFTFWQRGIYGFQKLFKLTTY
- a CDS encoding CNNM domain-containing protein, yielding MFIALGIFLMMSFFLSGSETALTAVNRMKVQLRSEQGDVKAQKLQKLIAKPDRMITTILIGNNIANIMLPTLVTTIAITRGWEVGLATAILTIVLIIFGEVLPKTIAATFSDKVAYIVLPVISFLVVILKPLTWMLAQFTNIFIRIISKGTVKEASMTKEELRTMVDIASTEGTFEEDESERIKGVLDFPHKDVSDVMSTHRTDTVGIAIDSTYEEVRDLILDSSYTRYPVYEESMDNVVGLFYSKKLIEWSMNPNLTLEELMDDNPLFVVQSVSVEKVFKMMMAKKKHMAVILDEYGGTLGIVTHEDIIEEMIGQDIEDETDEEDDELVFEMTDKILACHGRLEIEDVNDMFKVEVPNDHDTIAGFVMQQLGHVPDEGEQFTYENLHVEVNEMDRNRIVRLTITKTDKEEVLA